One window of the Corynebacterium glutamicum ATCC 13032 genome contains the following:
- a CDS encoding MerR family transcriptional regulator, translating into MYEDKNYQGEIFNGVPVQETLFEVGPDEQVGYRVPTACQVAGITYRQLDYWARTKLVVPTIRGARGSGSQRLYSFKDILVLKIVKRLLDTGISLQNIRLAVDKLRDMGTNDLAEITLVSDGTTVYECRSNEEVIDLLGGGQGVFGIAVPGIMKELTGDISSFPSERIDEEFQAETINFQDELAARRSRRTS; encoded by the coding sequence GTGTACGAAGACAAGAACTACCAGGGAGAAATCTTCAACGGTGTCCCTGTTCAGGAGACCTTATTTGAGGTCGGCCCTGACGAACAGGTCGGCTACCGCGTCCCAACAGCCTGCCAAGTTGCGGGGATCACCTACCGCCAGCTGGATTACTGGGCACGCACCAAACTTGTCGTGCCAACCATTCGTGGTGCACGCGGATCAGGCTCTCAGCGCCTGTACTCCTTCAAGGACATCCTTGTTCTGAAGATTGTTAAGCGGCTGCTGGACACCGGTATTTCTCTGCAGAACATTCGCCTCGCCGTGGATAAGCTCCGCGACATGGGCACCAACGACCTGGCAGAGATCACCCTGGTTTCTGACGGCACCACCGTCTACGAGTGCCGATCCAACGAAGAGGTCATCGACTTGCTCGGTGGTGGACAGGGTGTATTCGGCATTGCAGTTCCAGGCATCATGAAGGAACTCACCGGCGATATTTCTTCCTTCCCATCTGAGCGCATCGATGAGGAATTTCAGGCAGAGACCATCAACTTTCAAGATGAGCTCGCAGCCCGCCGGAGCCGACGCACCTCCTAA
- a CDS encoding DUF1707 SHOCT-like domain-containing protein, with product MNDRAHQRIGDIERSQALDRLGSYFADGYLDIDEFDTRTGAAAIARTAGEIDVLFTDLPEQQASTAVTPVQDDTEKELDLVLQRGKKLKQIDSAIWAVVMVSFFLGLFVFNVPYFWVVFILGGAASAGARFLLKVDDADEKLFEELHSKEQSEREARLRIAAQRRRELEQ from the coding sequence ATGAACGACAGGGCTCACCAACGAATAGGCGACATCGAGCGATCCCAAGCCCTCGACCGACTTGGGTCATATTTTGCAGACGGATACCTCGACATCGACGAATTCGATACCCGAACCGGCGCCGCAGCAATCGCACGCACAGCCGGTGAAATAGATGTCTTGTTCACAGATCTTCCCGAACAACAGGCAAGCACCGCCGTGACACCCGTGCAAGACGATACCGAGAAAGAATTAGACCTGGTCCTACAGCGAGGAAAGAAGCTCAAGCAGATCGACTCCGCCATTTGGGCTGTCGTGATGGTCTCGTTCTTCCTAGGCTTGTTTGTTTTCAACGTGCCATATTTCTGGGTTGTGTTCATCCTTGGCGGAGCGGCCTCCGCGGGTGCGCGATTCTTGCTCAAAGTAGATGACGCCGATGAAAAACTCTTTGAGGAACTCCACAGCAAGGAACAAAGCGAACGCGAAGCACGCCTACGCATTGCGGCACAACGTCGACGCGAGTTGGAACAATAG
- a CDS encoding bifunctional nuclease family protein, protein MSFVELEFHGIHTMEPDGFTCALFRWDEGNKILPIWIDVDDALKIQAYLAGFNPRRPTAHELLAEAFQRLTPWVASLQIVSHFEGVYMATITTSEDEQFDARPSDVIMLSQLLEVPISIDEEILQQTAFYINDEDMESIFDIVIDRSKASGHPDGESASGDAQADADFQQLMQSLGVFEDDLFSAPDSPGDGLDGDFGEEGPSSEEKPENS, encoded by the coding sequence ATGAGTTTTGTTGAACTTGAATTCCATGGCATTCACACCATGGAACCAGATGGCTTTACCTGCGCGCTGTTCCGATGGGATGAAGGGAACAAAATCCTTCCCATCTGGATCGACGTTGATGACGCCCTAAAAATCCAGGCATATCTCGCTGGATTCAACCCACGAAGGCCAACGGCACATGAATTGCTCGCGGAAGCATTCCAGCGCCTCACTCCGTGGGTAGCCAGCCTGCAGATCGTCTCCCACTTTGAAGGCGTTTACATGGCTACCATCACTACCTCTGAAGATGAGCAATTTGATGCCCGCCCAAGCGATGTGATCATGCTGTCACAGCTGCTCGAGGTGCCAATTTCTATCGATGAGGAAATTCTGCAGCAAACTGCCTTCTATATCAATGATGAGGATATGGAGTCCATCTTTGACATCGTCATTGATCGCAGCAAGGCATCCGGACATCCTGATGGGGAATCTGCTTCAGGCGACGCTCAAGCAGATGCTGATTTCCAACAGTTGATGCAGAGCCTCGGCGTTTTTGAAGATGATCTCTTCAGCGCACCGGATTCTCCAGGCGACGGACTTGATGGCGACTTCGGCGAGGAAGGCCCCTCATCGGAAGAAAAGCCAGAGAATTCCTAA